A region of the Scatophagus argus isolate fScaArg1 chromosome 14, fScaArg1.pri, whole genome shotgun sequence genome:
TGGAATATAAACATTATTCAGAATTACTTAGCAAAATAGCTACAAAtgacacacatatacaacaaATTAGTTACGTGATCATTTTGCTAATAGTTTTGTACATAAGTAGGTTTTAATACTGTTGGGTGGTAAATCTTctgcaatgcatcatattttaaagGCTCTATATATTACAAAGGACATTTatgtcatgaaataaataatcactTTAGTTTGACTGAAAGAGGATCATCAATAAGTCACTGATTATTATGGAAAATGTTTCTTATAAAGCAAGGTATTAAGCCAGAGACTGCACAGTAATAATCACGGCATACACGCAGCTGAGCCAATCATGTTGTTTCACCTCCTTTTTATTGCAGCAAATAGCtaatcaaaaccaaactgatcagcaaagtgaacatttcaacatgttacataaaatgacacaaatcctcgttgggaaaatgtatttgttgcttACTTTGAGTTTTAGTGTGGCCCAAATCctatctgctaacatggagggaaaTTGAGTTGTGACCTGTACTGGATCCAACCAACAGGAGGCGATCAACATGccttggcttcacttttgggaagGTCTTGTGTCATCCAGCTTTATACACAGTCAATTACATTTCTCAACAAATTTGACCTTAATTagtgttgtttggttttgatcTTTCTTCTACGTCTGCAGCAAAGGAACCTGAAAATGGCTAAAGTAGAAAGCAGCAATACAGTCACCGCAGTCAGTAATACCAGAAGTACATCTAAACAGTAGTACGAGTACCAGGGCATCTTATATGACTCTGTACGCAGATGCGGAGCACCTTTGTGACGCATTACATATTCCACCCAGAAGATACCCTGATCCATGGGTGCCATTGGCTGATCTCTGTGCAAACGTGACAgtctttgcatgttctctctgtagcTGTCTTGATGGAGTACATCTTTGATACCTTGCTCAAAACTGTGGCTATTAACATCACCCAGCTGAATGATCTTCccagctcctctctcctgcagACGGAGAAGGTTGTCATACTGGTCAAAGAACAAGGGTATTCCGAGCACAGGGACCCCGTGGTAAATGGCCTCTTGGACTCCATTGGTTCCACCATGAGCTACAAAGACTTTGGTCTGTGGGTGGCCCAGGAGGTCCTTCTGTGGCATCCAGTCCACTATCAGGGTGTTGTTGCCCAAAGTAGATGGACGTTCCCCTTTGTGCCTCCATATCACCTGAGTAGAATATGAAAAGAATCATGAAGACTTTGTTGTATACCTGTACACCACCAGATATATAATAtctaaataaattatgaaacgTTGCTACCAACAACTACCACACAGCTGTAAATTATGTAAAACTAACACTGATGAACATATAAGATAGATGCATTGCTATTTGAATAGCTCTGAGAATCTCTATGTCAAACAAGTAATTGGCAACTGGTGGTTTATGTCACTGCAAAAGTGAATCAATGAGCAGGTGTTACCTTCTGAGGCAACTTAGCAAAGACGCTGGCAATTTCATCTGCAATCTCTATCGGTAGAGCATTAACCAAAGTTCCCAAGGTCATGATGATCACTCCGTGGTCCCCAGAACTCTGTACAAACTCCTCCAGGTCTGCTGGCAGAGGTTGTGCTGGTTTGCACTGGAACCCTCCTATGTAGATGACATTTGGCATTGTGGGCCGCgggaaatcaaacacaaaatctgacCTGAACAGCCAAATGTCGGCTTCCTGaagaagagagatgatgtcACATCCACCCTCAATATATTTGTCACAGAGGACATAATAGCTTGGTCCAACTATGAATTGCTGCTGGAACACTATGATGCTGTAGAAAAACATGTTCTTGATCCTCTGGATGAAATCCATTTTGTCCGTCAAGCCTGATCCTGGCACTGGGATGTAAGAGAGTGGTGAGGGAGCTATCACAAAGTGGCCGTCTCCACTGGTGATCCAGCGAACATTGAGCACCAAGGGCAGTTTCAGATACTTGGCAAGTATTACCCCTTGAGCAATGGCAGGGTCAGTGAGAACAAGATCATATTTGGAATCCATTAagctttttatcatcttttcatCCTCCAATATTTGAACAAGGGCATCAGACCACATTGCATGGACCTCAAAAATCATTGAAAGGAAATTCTTGATGAGTTTGATGAAAGTAAGTGCTGAAGCcccttctctctgtgcctgGAAAATTCATTGAAAAATTGGGGTGAAAAAGTGATTATCTTGATATGTGTATGACGAAATGTCCCACATGAGGTCTGGACATAATCCAGAATTACTTACTTTTATTTGATCCTGCAAGAATACATCAAGAAAGCTCTCTATACTCTGTTCCATTTCAAGGTTAATAGATGTGTAGAGAGGAGACTTTTCTGGGATGTACCAGCTGTTGACAGCCCTGATCACAGTGATGTTGTGTCCCTTGGCATGAAGTTCTTCCAGGAGGATCTTCATATTGATCCAGTGGCTGCCATCGACTGGGAAAACCAGAATGTTTCCTCCATCGCAAGGTGGTGTGATGGAAATCAGAGATACACTGAGGAACGCAAATATTCCACACACACGATACAGTGGAGTAGTTCCTAAAATATATCAGAAAGATGATAAAATGAGAGCCCTTATTTTCAGCACATTATTAGGAAGAAATGAGTTCAACACTTTATGGTTTCTATcaggtgaaaacaatgtgaagaaATAGTTCtggctgtttaaaaaaaaacacatatctGCATCTTTTTGATACTTTAACCAGTAGGAAACGTTGTACACTGctaagaaaatacaacatgataCCAGCAACAGCATGATCGTGTTCCTGAAATTTACTTACCCATTCTCAGGAGTGGCAACAGTAATCCCACTTTCCCACAGACTGTCAGCTCAACTAAACGATTCCTTACATATTTGAGTTCAAACTCCACTCTCAGAGGTGATTGCTCCTTTCACATGTAAATAACTCACATCTGACACGTGTGTCTTATGACGCTTTGTCGCTGTCATTCATGTTATacaaagaataaacaaactgattatCTCTTCCTTGTCATTTCATCATAGAGTTTTACTCTCTCACTTTATAATGTTGTTAAACTATTAAGAGTATCCTGTGCAGCGCAGTTTTGTGAATGTTTCTCTCTGCCAAGCAAGAACAATACCTCGATTAGAAGGACCTGTGTCCTCTTTCACAAGATCAGTAGCATTGGTTATGCAATATTAATCTGCATGATTTAGTCCACTAAGTTTCATGCATATTgtgttaaaataatacaaatgaaTACCTGTAGAAAGGGTTCCCTGAGTACAATATGTATAAGTCTTCATGCTTTTGCCACATAATGCAGTTATTTTCTTCACGGGCTGACCTGGTGGTTTGTTACATATGTCACACAAAGTTGAATGTGGGCTGCAGGTCACAGGACTGAACTCAGATGACCGGAGGCATTTACTCTCATGTCAGTAGTGAAGGTGGTATTCTGATCCTTTaaataagtaaaagtaccaatatgccacacatgtacatacatacaagtaAGAGTCATTACACTGAAGAAATTACTTAATGTATAAGTAAACATGTGTAAGTGTCAGGAAATGTTcttaaagtatcaaaataaTCCCCCCATCTCTGTTATGGCGTTGTGTATTTATACCATTGaaactgatgcattaatgtgtaaacTGCATTTTACTGTTATAGCTGGGCAAGGTGAAGTTAATTTTTTAACAATATTATATAAGGTTGTaactaatgattgtttttattatggATTAAATTGAGAATTGTTCTTTCATCCAGCTATTGATTCAGTTTACCGTAACTTCAGATAAAGCAGGAAATTCTCATATTTTGAAGCTGGAACCTTGAAATTTCTGAAATTGTTGAATGGAATACAAACATTATTTAGAATTACTTAGCAAAATAGCTGCAAAtgacacacatatacaacaaATTAGTTACGTGATCATTTTGCTAATAGTTTTGTACATAAGTAGGTTTTAATACTGTTGGGTGGTAAATCTTctgcaatgcatcatattttaaagGCTCTATATATTACAAAGGACATTTatgtcatgaaataaataatcactTCAATTTGACTGAAAGAGGATCATCAATAAGGCACTGATTATTATGGAAAATGTTTCTTATAAAGCAAGGTATTAAGCCAGAGACTGCACAGTAATAATCACCGCATACACGCAGCTGAGCCAATCATGTTGTTTCCCCTCCTTTTTATTGCAGCAAATAACtaatcaaaaccaaactgatcagcaaagtgaacatttcaacatgttacataaaatgacacaaatcctctttgggaaaatgtatttgttgcttACTTTGAGTTTTAGTGTGACCCAAATCCTATCAGCTAACATGGAGGGAAATTGAGTTGTGACCTGTACTGGATCCAACCAACAGGAGGCGATCAACATGccttggcttcacttttgggaagGTCTTGTGTCATCCAGCTTTATACACAGTCAATTACATTTCTCAACAAATTTGACCTTAATTagtgttgtttggttttgatcTTTCTTCTACTTCTGCAGCAAAGGAACCTGAAAATGGCTAAAGTAGAAATCAGCAGTACAGTCACCGCAGTCAGTAATACCAGAAGTACATCTAAACAGTAGTACGAGTACCAGGGCATCTTATATGACTCTGTACGCAGATGCGGAGCACCTTTGTGACGCATTACATATTCCACCCAGAAGATACCCTGATCCATGGGTGCCATTGGCTGATCTCTGTGCAAACGTGACAgtctttgcatgttctctctgtagcTGTCTTGATGGAGTACATCTTTGATACCTTGCTCAAAACTGTGGCTATTAACATCACCCAGCTGAATGATCTTCccagctcctctctcctgcagACGGAGAAGGTTGTCATACTGGTCAAAGAACAAGGGTATTCCGAGCACAGGGACCCCGTGGTAAATGGCCTCTTGGACTCCATTGGTTCCACCATGAGCTACAAAGACTTTGGTCTGTGGGTGGCCCAGGAGGTCCTTCTGTGGCATCCAGTCCACTATCAGGGTGTTGTTGCCCAAAGTAGATGGACGTTCCCCTTTGTGCCTCCATATCACCTGAGTAGAATATGAAAAGAATCATGAAGACTTTGTTGTATACCTGTACACCACCAGATATATAATAtctaaataaattatgaaacgTTGCTACCAACAACTACCACACAGCTGTAAATTATGTAATACTAACACTGATGAACATATAAGATAGATGCATTGCTATTTGAATAGCTCTGAAAATCTCTATGTCAAACAAGTAATTGGCAACTGGTGGTTTATGTCACTGCAAAAGTGAATCAGTGAGCAGGTGTTACCTTCTGAGGCAACTCAGCAAAGACGCTGGCAATTTCATCTGCAATCTCTATCGGTAGAGCATTAACCAAAGTTCCCAAGGTCATGATGATCACTCCGTGGTCCCCAGAACTCTGTACAAACTCCTCCAGGTCTGCTGGCAGAGGTTGTGCTGGTTTGCACTGGAACCCTCCTATGTAGATGACATTTGGCATTGTGGGCCGCgggaaatcaaacacaaaatctgacCTGAACAGCCAAATGTCGGCTTCCTGaagaagagagatgatgtcACATCCACCCTCAATATATTTGTCACAGAGGACATCATAGCTTGGTCCAACTATGAATTGCTGCTGGAACACTATGATGCTGTAGAAAAACATATTCTTGATCCTCTGGATGAAATCCATTTTGTCCGTCAAGCCCGATCCTGGCACTGGGATGTAAGAGAGTGGTGAGGGAGCTATCACAAAGTGGCCGTCTCCACTGGTGATCCAGCGAACATTGAGCACCAAGGGCAGTTTCAGATACTTGGCAAGTATTACCCCTGGTGCAATGCCTGGGTCAGTGAGAACAAGAT
Encoded here:
- the LOC124070919 gene encoding UDP-glucuronosyltransferase 2A2-like gives rise to the protein MGTTPLYRVCGIFAFLSVSLISITPPCDGGNILVFPVDGSHWINMKILLEELHAKGHNITVIRAVNSWYIPEKSPLYTSINLEMEQSIESFLDVFLQDQIKAQREGASALTFIKLIKNFLSMIFEVHAMWSDALVQILEDEKMIKSLMDSKYDLVLTDPAIAQGVILAKYLKLPLVLNVRWITSGDGHFVIAPSPLSYIPVPGSGLTDKMDFIQRIKNMFFYSIIVFQQQFIVGPSYYVLCDKYIEGGCDIISLLQEADIWLFRSDFVFDFPRPTMPNVIYIGGFQCKPAQPLPADLEEFVQSSGDHGVIIMTLGTLVNALPIEIADEIASVFAKLPQKVIWRHKGERPSTLGNNTLIVDWMPQKDLLGHPQTKVFVAHGGTNGVQEAIYHGVPVLGIPLFFDQYDNLLRLQERGAGKIIQLGDVNSHSFEQGIKDVLHQDSYRENMQRLSRLHRDQPMAPMDQGIFWVEYVMRHKGAPHLRTESYKMPWYSYYCLDVLLVLLTAVTVLLLSTLAIFRFLCCRRRRKIKTKQH
- the LOC124071215 gene encoding UDP-glucuronosyltransferase 2C1-like yields the protein MGTTPLYRVCEIFAFLSVSLISITPPCDGGNILVFPVDGSHWINMKILLEELHAKGHNITVIRATNSWYIPEKSPLYTSINLEMDQSIATFFDVFLQDQIKTQREGASALTFIKLIKNFLSMIFEVHAMWSDALVQILEDEKMIKSLMDSKYDLVLTDPGIAPGVILAKYLKLPLVLNVRWITSGDGHFVIAPSPLSYIPVPGSGLTDKMDFIQRIKNMFFYSIIVFQQQFIVGPSYDVLCDKYIEGGCDIISLLQEADIWLFRSDFVFDFPRPTMPNVIYIGGFQCKPAQPLPADLEEFVQSSGDHGVIIMTLGTLVNALPIEIADEIASVFAELPQKVIWRHKGERPSTLGNNTLIVDWMPQKDLLGHPQTKVFVAHGGTNGVQEAIYHGVPVLGIPLFFDQYDNLLRLQERGAGKIIQLGDVNSHSFEQGIKDVLHQDSYRENMQRLSRLHRDQPMAPMDQGIFWVEYVMRHKGAPHLRTESYKMPWYSYYCLDVLLVLLTAVTVLLISTLAIFRFLCCRSRRKIKTKQH